Proteins encoded within one genomic window of Sinorhizobium sp. B11:
- a CDS encoding DUF982 domain-containing protein, with product MPLNDVQWTRPVTIRLQCGLERTFAGIYDALDFLENEWPLRHGERHNRAVKTCRAALNGVVPAFVAREAFLAACLEAGMPAVMAHWKPKPNRAARRFAT from the coding sequence ATGCCGCTCAACGATGTTCAATGGACCCGGCCGGTGACGATCCGATTGCAATGCGGTTTGGAAAGGACTTTCGCCGGAATTTACGACGCGCTCGACTTTCTCGAAAACGAATGGCCGTTGCGGCACGGAGAGCGTCATAACCGAGCCGTGAAGACCTGCCGCGCCGCACTGAACGGGGTGGTGCCCGCTTTCGTCGCACGGGAGGCATTCCTGGCCGCTTGCCTCGAGGCTGGAATGCCGGCCGTTATGGCGCATTGGAAACCGAAGCCGAACCGCGCCGCGCGGAGATTTGCAACTTGA
- a CDS encoding alpha-ketoglutarate-dependent dioxygenase AlkB: protein MADFAQPDLFAVVANALPEGFRYQPDVVPADVQSDLLREIALLPLKPFEFHGFEGKRRVTSYGWKYDFDTHEVSRVTDIPPFLLPVRKLAATFAGIDPERLQQALVTEYAQGAPIGWHKDKKVFGRVVGVSLLSNCTFRLRRRVGNKWERASVRIEPGSAYLLSGPARSEWEHSIPPVEQTRYSITFREIG from the coding sequence ATGGCCGACTTTGCACAGCCAGATCTGTTTGCGGTCGTTGCAAACGCATTACCGGAGGGGTTTCGCTATCAGCCCGATGTCGTCCCGGCGGACGTGCAGTCAGACCTTCTTCGCGAAATCGCGCTATTGCCGCTGAAGCCTTTTGAATTTCACGGTTTCGAAGGCAAGCGGAGAGTCACCTCCTATGGCTGGAAATACGACTTCGACACCCACGAGGTAAGCCGCGTCACCGACATCCCACCATTTCTCCTCCCGGTGCGCAAGCTTGCGGCAACATTTGCCGGCATTGATCCAGAGAGGCTGCAGCAGGCCCTTGTTACCGAATATGCCCAAGGAGCTCCGATCGGCTGGCATAAGGACAAGAAGGTTTTCGGCAGGGTCGTCGGCGTCTCATTGCTATCGAACTGCACGTTCAGGCTGAGGCGTCGCGTCGGCAATAAGTGGGAACGCGCTTCGGTGAGGATCGAACCTGGTTCTGCCTACCTCCTTTCCGGTCCTGCACGCAGCGAATGGGAGCACTCCATCCCGCCCGTTGAACAAACGCGCTATTCCATCACCTTCCGCGAAATCGGCTGA
- a CDS encoding XRE family transcriptional regulator: MDQLNLSRPTSPAETRRAKRIAKGYTIEELAIATGLTAAEISVSEQSDAAPEHHIERIQHVQA, encoded by the coding sequence ATGGACCAGCTGAATTTATCAAGGCCAACAAGCCCTGCAGAAACTCGTCGTGCAAAGCGGATCGCCAAGGGATACACGATTGAGGAACTGGCAATCGCCACCGGATTGACAGCTGCTGAGATCTCAGTCTCCGAGCAGAGCGACGCGGCTCCAGAGCACCACATCGAACGCATCCAACACGTTCAGGCATAG
- a CDS encoding response regulator produces MKPVNILLVDDQPAKLLSYEVILQDLGENLIKAQSGREALEHLLRNEIAVILVDVCMPEQDGFELVSMIREHPRYQNTAIIFISAIMMAEPDRLRGYEAGAVDYVSVPIVPDVLRAKVRVFTELYRKTRELELLNAELENRVRERTAELESSSRALRLLNEELEQRIDQRTREREEALAQLFEAQKLDTIGQLTGGVAHDFNNLLMAIMGSLNLLKKRLPPDDKSERLMANAVQAAERGAALTQRLLAFARRQELKPQAVDFRELFENVEDLLKKAVGPGLDIRSEIQPDLPRVLVDGNQLELALLNLSVNARDAMGEGGTILVTAQENHSVRPVGLKPGRYVKLAVTDHGEGMDEAVAARATEPFFTTKGPGKGTGLGLSMVHGLAAQSGGMLELSSIKGTGTTVSLWLPVAQVYDTADVKKSETIETTAAMSHALRILVVDDDPLVRLGTLAMLEDLGHIPVEASSAKVALEILSAGQICDIVITDHAMPGMTGAELARSISTQYKSMPVILASGYAELPDDPAVLNLLRMTKPFTQEQLQTAIQRVAANRVTAA; encoded by the coding sequence GTGAAACCCGTCAATATCCTTCTAGTTGATGACCAGCCTGCGAAACTTCTCAGCTACGAGGTGATCCTCCAGGATCTTGGAGAAAACCTCATCAAGGCCCAGTCGGGGCGCGAGGCGCTGGAACATCTTCTGCGTAACGAAATAGCCGTCATTCTGGTCGATGTCTGCATGCCTGAACAGGATGGCTTCGAACTCGTCAGCATGATCAGGGAACATCCACGCTATCAGAATACGGCAATCATTTTCATCTCGGCGATCATGATGGCTGAGCCGGACCGCCTGCGCGGATATGAGGCCGGAGCGGTCGACTATGTATCGGTGCCGATTGTTCCTGACGTGCTTCGGGCCAAGGTGCGGGTTTTCACCGAGCTCTATCGGAAGACGAGGGAGCTTGAGCTGCTGAATGCGGAACTCGAAAACCGGGTTCGGGAGCGCACGGCCGAGCTGGAATCCTCCTCAAGGGCGCTGCGCCTGCTCAATGAAGAACTCGAGCAGCGCATTGATCAGAGGACGCGCGAGCGGGAGGAGGCCCTCGCCCAGCTGTTCGAGGCGCAAAAGCTCGACACGATCGGTCAGCTGACCGGGGGCGTCGCGCACGACTTCAATAATTTGCTCATGGCAATTATGGGAAGCCTGAACCTTCTGAAGAAGCGCCTACCACCCGACGATAAGAGTGAGCGCCTCATGGCGAATGCCGTGCAAGCGGCGGAAAGAGGGGCGGCGTTGACGCAACGTCTTCTGGCTTTCGCGCGACGACAGGAACTCAAGCCGCAGGCCGTCGATTTCCGGGAGTTGTTCGAGAATGTTGAGGATCTTCTTAAAAAGGCGGTCGGCCCAGGCCTCGATATACGGAGCGAGATCCAACCGGACCTGCCGCGTGTGCTCGTTGACGGCAATCAACTCGAACTCGCTCTGCTCAATTTGTCGGTCAATGCGCGCGATGCGATGGGTGAGGGCGGCACGATCCTGGTGACTGCGCAAGAAAATCATTCGGTTCGCCCCGTCGGGCTCAAACCCGGCCGCTACGTGAAACTAGCGGTCACCGACCACGGCGAAGGCATGGACGAGGCCGTTGCCGCCCGGGCCACCGAGCCGTTCTTTACCACGAAGGGTCCTGGAAAAGGCACCGGGCTCGGTCTGTCGATGGTTCATGGTCTTGCGGCACAGTCCGGCGGGATGCTCGAACTGTCGAGCATCAAAGGCACAGGGACTACCGTATCGCTCTGGCTACCGGTGGCACAAGTCTATGATACAGCAGACGTGAAGAAGAGCGAGACGATTGAAACCACCGCAGCGATGAGCCACGCCTTGAGGATCCTTGTCGTGGACGATGATCCCCTCGTGCGGCTGGGCACCTTGGCGATGCTGGAAGATCTGGGACATATTCCGGTAGAGGCATCGTCTGCTAAAGTCGCGCTGGAAATTCTCTCGGCCGGTCAAATCTGCGATATTGTGATCACCGATCATGCAATGCCTGGGATGACGGGAGCCGAACTTGCCCGTTCCATATCGACCCAATACAAAAGCATGCCTGTGATCCTGGCTTCGGGCTACGCCGAGCTTCCGGACGATCCGGCCGTCCTGAACCTGTTGAGAATGACCAAGCCCTTCACGCAGGAACAGCTTCAAACGGCTATACAGCGTGTGGCAGCCAATCGGGTGACGGCCGCTTGA
- a CDS encoding helix-turn-helix domain-containing protein, which translates to MARTGKSTVDLIIGENLARVRKARGLSQSSIAELLGITFQQVQKYEKGTNRVSASVLFELAQALSVPMDDFFHGAEPTIHNDLRRSLRAPSLSGDLSTVKSAAVKKALLSLIREVSAEPDEDDPSRTRNRPH; encoded by the coding sequence TTGGCACGCACAGGCAAAAGCACCGTCGATCTCATTATTGGTGAAAATCTCGCCCGCGTAAGAAAAGCGAGAGGGCTGAGCCAGTCGTCGATCGCCGAGCTCCTGGGTATCACGTTCCAACAAGTCCAGAAGTATGAAAAGGGCACCAACCGCGTAAGTGCCAGCGTTCTGTTCGAACTGGCACAGGCGCTCTCGGTGCCAATGGATGACTTCTTTCATGGAGCCGAGCCGACGATCCACAATGATCTAAGAAGATCCCTCCGTGCCCCTTCTCTAAGCGGCGATCTCAGTACCGTTAAAAGCGCTGCCGTCAAGAAGGCGCTCTTGAGTTTGATCAGGGAGGTTTCCGCAGAACCGGACGAGGACGATCCTTCCCGAACCCGCAACAGGCCGCATTGA
- a CDS encoding HAMP domain-containing protein: protein MASTDARALLDVLLVMKRGDFSVRMRSDLTGVTGKIADTLNDIIAANQKMAAQLENVGQVVGRDGRTSTRVRFGLPDGAWADMESSINTLIDDLLWPTTAVTRTITAVAKGDLLQTVPLDVDGRPLKGEFLRSADIVNTMIKQLGVFTSEVTRVAREVGTDGKLGGQAQVPEVTGVWKDLTESVNSMASNLTAQVRNIADVTIAVANGDLSKKITVDVRGEILQLKEAINTMVDQLRAFASEVTRVAREVGTEGKLGGQALVPGVAGTWKDLTDSVNAMCGNLTAQVRNIAQVTTAVARGDLSRKITVDVSGEILELKETINTMVDQLNGFAGEVTRVAREVGTEGRLGGQAQVPGVAGTWKDLTDNVNSMASNLTAQVRNIADVSTAIANGDLSKKITVTVSGEILELKETINTMVDQLNGFAGEVTRVAREVGTEGRLGGQAQVPGVAGTWKDLTDNVNSMAGNLTAQVRNIAEVSTAIASGDLSKKITVDVKGEILELKETINTMVDQLNAFASEVTRVAREVGTEGQLGGQANVRGVAGTWKDLTDSVNSMASNLTGQVRNIAEVATAVAQGDLSKKITVTVSGEILELKETINTMVDQLNGFAGEVTRVAREVGTEGRLGGQANVRGVAGTWKDLTDNVNSMAGNLTAQVRNIAEVSTAIANGDLSKKITVSVSGEILELKETLNTMVDQLNRFASEVTRVAREVGTEGKLGGQAQVPGVAGTWKDLTENVNSMASNLTGQVRNIAEVTTAVARGDLSRKITVDVKGEILELKNTINTMVDQLNAFAGEVTRVAREVGTEGKLGGQAQVSGVAGTWKDLTDSVNSMAGNLTAQVRNIAEVATAIANGDLSRKITVDVRGEILLLKDTLNTMVDQLRSFAGEVTRVAREVGTDGRLGGQAVVPGVAGTWKDLTDNVNLLAANLTTQVRNIAEVTTAVARGDLSRKITVDVKGEILELKNTINTMVDQLNAFAGEVTRVAREVGTDGKLGGQAQVPGVAGTWKDLTDTVNVMAANLTEQVRGIVKVVTAVANGDLKQNLTVASKGEVAALAETINNMTNTLATFADQVTSVAREVGVEGRLGGQANVPGTAGTWKDLTGNVNLLAANLTTQVRAIAEVATAVTKGDLTRSIQVEARGEVAELKDNINTMIDNLRLTTERNTEQDWLKTNLARFTNMLQGQRDLTLVGKMLLSELAPLVGAHQGVIYQVDDGPQPVLSLLSVYAQGMETSHPTRLEFGQGLVGQCASDARRILITDLPSNVVPISSGVFSALPRSAIVLPVHFEGQVKAVIELASAGNFTELQLSFLDQLTTSIGIVLNSIAATMQTEGLLKQSQQLAAELQTQQGELQQTNEQLEQKAQQLAERNVEVEAKNQEIEQARRALEEKATELALTSKYKSEFLANMSHELRTPLNSILILGQQLGENPEGNLSGKQVEFAKTIHGAGTDLLNLISDILDLSKIESGTVSVDAEEIFINNLLDVIARPFRHEADNRGLAFAVEVGTDAPRSILTDAKRLQQILKNLLSNAFKFTAQGGVTLRVSAVASGWSSDHPSLKHAPSVLAFEVVDSGIGIPPEKQRIIFEAFQQADASTSRKYGGTGLGLAISRELANLLGGEIQLRSSPGVGSTFALYLPLTYVGAAAVAPKVLTAPSNIVQLSEAMAGRRPDKPGEQVEDDRENITAADTVLLVVEDDAHYARVLLDLARDGGFKVLVAMRGSEALALAQEYKPAAISLDIYLPDMLGWTVLSQLKQNALTRHIPVQIISLDEDRQHGLTRGAFAFMSKPTTPDSLGKALSRLKAYAEPRRKRLLLVEDNEAERMSVSALLGHDDIDISSVGSGSEALAALRRDPADCVVLDLSLPDMSGFDVLERMRDDAEIGEVPVVVFTGRELSPEEDAQLHSMARSVVVKGVESPERLLDETALFLHRVVADLPAAKQAMLEELHSSDEDLVGETVLLVDDDARNIFALSSVLERRGMKVLTATTGTEAIEVINNEPKVAIVLMDIMMPGMDGYETMQVIRSDPNFRRLPIVALTAKAMKGDREKCLEAGASDYLAKPVNTEQLLSALRMWLHR from the coding sequence ATGGCGAGCACTGATGCGCGCGCGCTCCTGGACGTCCTCCTGGTCATGAAGAGAGGCGACTTCTCTGTCAGGATGCGCTCTGACTTGACCGGAGTGACCGGCAAAATTGCCGATACGCTCAACGATATTATCGCCGCAAATCAAAAAATGGCGGCGCAACTTGAGAATGTCGGCCAGGTCGTCGGGCGGGACGGCCGCACCAGCACCCGCGTTCGATTTGGCTTGCCCGACGGGGCATGGGCGGACATGGAAAGCTCGATCAACACCCTCATCGACGATCTCCTGTGGCCGACGACGGCCGTTACCCGCACGATCACCGCGGTTGCCAAAGGCGACCTCCTCCAGACCGTACCTCTCGATGTGGACGGTCGGCCACTGAAAGGGGAGTTTCTCCGCTCAGCTGATATCGTCAATACGATGATCAAGCAGCTCGGCGTATTCACTTCGGAGGTGACCCGCGTTGCGCGCGAGGTCGGCACGGACGGCAAGCTCGGCGGCCAGGCGCAGGTGCCGGAAGTCACGGGTGTCTGGAAGGACCTTACCGAGAGCGTCAATTCGATGGCTTCGAACCTGACGGCGCAGGTGCGAAACATCGCCGACGTCACGATAGCGGTCGCCAACGGGGACCTTTCAAAGAAAATCACGGTCGACGTGCGGGGTGAGATCCTGCAGCTAAAAGAAGCAATCAATACGATGGTGGACCAGCTTCGCGCCTTCGCCTCAGAAGTCACGCGCGTGGCGCGCGAAGTCGGCACCGAGGGCAAACTCGGCGGACAGGCACTGGTACCCGGCGTCGCTGGCACGTGGAAGGATCTGACGGACTCCGTCAACGCCATGTGCGGCAACCTGACGGCACAGGTGCGCAATATCGCTCAGGTCACGACGGCCGTTGCGCGGGGCGACCTGTCGCGCAAGATCACCGTGGATGTCTCCGGCGAAATCCTGGAGCTCAAGGAGACCATCAACACGATGGTCGACCAGCTGAACGGGTTTGCCGGCGAGGTGACGCGCGTCGCCCGCGAGGTGGGCACCGAAGGCCGCCTTGGCGGGCAGGCGCAGGTACCCGGCGTCGCAGGGACATGGAAGGATTTGACCGACAACGTCAACTCGATGGCCTCGAACCTGACCGCTCAGGTGCGAAACATCGCGGACGTCTCGACCGCGATCGCCAACGGCGACCTGTCTAAAAAGATCACCGTCACGGTTTCTGGCGAAATCCTGGAGCTGAAGGAGACCATCAATACGATGGTCGACCAGTTGAACGGATTTGCAGGAGAAGTGACCCGCGTCGCTCGCGAGGTGGGCACCGAAGGCCGCCTCGGCGGGCAGGCGCAGGTGCCCGGTGTCGCGGGCACTTGGAAGGACCTGACGGACAATGTCAATTCGATGGCGGGCAACCTTACCGCTCAGGTACGCAACATCGCAGAGGTCTCGACCGCGATTGCCAGTGGCGATCTGTCGAAGAAAATCACGGTCGACGTGAAGGGCGAGATCCTGGAGCTGAAGGAAACGATCAATACGATGGTCGACCAGCTCAACGCCTTTGCTTCAGAGGTTACGCGCGTCGCCCGTGAGGTCGGCACCGAAGGGCAGTTGGGCGGTCAGGCAAACGTGCGCGGCGTTGCCGGGACCTGGAAGGACCTGACCGATTCCGTCAATTCCATGGCCTCCAACCTCACAGGTCAGGTGCGCAACATCGCGGAGGTTGCGACCGCCGTCGCCCAGGGGGACCTGTCGAAAAAGATCACGGTGACGGTTTCTGGCGAAATTCTGGAGCTGAAGGAAACGATCAACACGATGGTCGACCAGCTCAACGGCTTTGCGGGCGAGGTAACGCGTGTCGCGCGCGAAGTCGGAACGGAAGGGCGCCTGGGCGGGCAAGCGAACGTTCGCGGCGTTGCCGGTACCTGGAAGGATCTGACCGACAATGTCAATTCGATGGCTGGCAATCTGACGGCGCAGGTGCGCAATATCGCCGAAGTTTCGACGGCAATCGCCAATGGCGACCTGTCCAAGAAGATCACCGTTTCGGTGTCGGGCGAAATCCTTGAGCTGAAGGAGACCCTGAACACGATGGTCGATCAGCTCAACCGGTTTGCTTCCGAAGTGACGCGCGTTGCCCGTGAGGTCGGCACCGAAGGCAAGCTCGGCGGGCAGGCGCAGGTGCCGGGCGTCGCCGGCACCTGGAAGGACCTGACGGAGAACGTCAACTCGATGGCGTCGAACCTTACCGGCCAGGTGCGCAACATCGCCGAAGTGACGACGGCGGTTGCGCGTGGCGACCTTTCGCGAAAGATCACCGTCGACGTGAAGGGCGAGATCCTGGAGCTTAAGAACACCATCAACACGATGGTTGACCAGCTCAATGCCTTCGCCGGCGAAGTCACGCGCGTGGCTCGCGAAGTGGGAACGGAAGGCAAGCTCGGCGGACAGGCGCAGGTCTCCGGCGTGGCCGGTACCTGGAAGGACCTGACCGACAGTGTCAACTCCATGGCGGGCAACCTGACGGCCCAGGTGCGCAACATCGCCGAAGTGGCGACAGCGATCGCCAATGGCGACCTCAGCCGCAAGATCACCGTCGACGTACGCGGCGAAATCCTGCTCCTGAAGGACACGCTGAACACGATGGTGGACCAGCTGCGCTCGTTTGCTGGCGAAGTGACGCGTGTCGCGCGTGAAGTGGGCACCGACGGGCGTCTGGGAGGCCAGGCTGTTGTTCCAGGCGTTGCCGGCACGTGGAAGGACTTGACCGACAACGTCAACCTCCTTGCCGCCAACCTGACGACCCAGGTTCGCAATATCGCCGAAGTGACGACGGCGGTGGCGCGCGGGGACCTGTCGCGAAAGATCACCGTCGATGTGAAAGGTGAAATCCTCGAACTCAAGAACACCATCAACACGATGGTCGATCAGCTCAACGCCTTTGCCGGTGAAGTGACGCGTGTTGCGCGCGAAGTGGGAACCGATGGCAAGCTCGGTGGACAGGCGCAGGTGCCGGGCGTTGCCGGCACGTGGAAAGATCTGACCGACACTGTCAACGTCATGGCCGCCAATCTGACCGAGCAGGTGCGAGGCATCGTCAAGGTGGTTACGGCCGTCGCGAATGGCGACCTGAAGCAGAACCTCACCGTCGCCTCGAAGGGCGAGGTGGCCGCCCTCGCCGAGACGATCAACAACATGACCAACACGCTCGCCACGTTTGCCGATCAGGTCACGAGCGTGGCCCGCGAAGTGGGTGTCGAGGGCCGGTTGGGTGGCCAGGCGAATGTTCCAGGAACAGCCGGTACGTGGAAGGACCTGACAGGCAACGTCAACCTGCTTGCCGCCAACCTTACCACCCAGGTGCGCGCAATCGCCGAGGTCGCAACCGCCGTTACGAAAGGCGACCTCACCCGCTCGATCCAGGTCGAGGCACGCGGCGAAGTGGCGGAGCTGAAGGACAATATCAACACGATGATCGATAACCTGCGCCTGACGACGGAGCGCAATACCGAGCAGGACTGGCTGAAGACAAATCTCGCACGCTTCACCAACATGCTGCAGGGGCAGCGCGACCTGACGCTTGTCGGCAAAATGCTCTTGTCGGAACTGGCGCCTCTGGTCGGTGCTCACCAGGGCGTGATCTACCAGGTCGATGACGGCCCCCAGCCGGTGCTATCGCTCCTGTCGGTCTACGCGCAGGGCATGGAGACGTCTCATCCGACCAGGCTCGAATTCGGGCAGGGCCTTGTCGGCCAGTGCGCCAGCGATGCCCGGCGTATCCTGATCACAGATCTTCCGAGCAATGTCGTTCCGATCAGTTCCGGCGTCTTCTCGGCGCTTCCGAGAAGCGCAATCGTCCTTCCCGTGCATTTCGAGGGGCAGGTCAAGGCGGTCATTGAGCTTGCATCGGCCGGCAATTTTACCGAATTGCAGCTCTCTTTCCTCGACCAGCTCACTACGTCGATCGGCATCGTCCTCAACTCGATTGCAGCGACGATGCAGACGGAAGGCTTGCTCAAGCAGTCGCAGCAGCTCGCCGCCGAGCTTCAGACCCAGCAGGGCGAGCTTCAGCAGACCAACGAGCAGCTCGAACAGAAGGCCCAGCAGCTCGCGGAGCGAAATGTCGAGGTCGAGGCCAAGAACCAGGAAATCGAACAGGCCCGCCGCGCACTCGAGGAAAAGGCGACCGAACTGGCGCTGACGTCGAAATACAAGTCGGAATTTCTTGCAAACATGTCGCACGAATTGCGTACCCCTCTCAATTCCATCCTCATCCTGGGACAGCAGCTAGGGGAAAACCCGGAAGGTAATCTTTCCGGAAAGCAGGTGGAGTTTGCAAAGACCATCCACGGCGCGGGCACAGACCTCCTCAACCTCATCAGTGACATCCTTGACCTTTCCAAGATCGAATCCGGAACCGTATCGGTCGACGCCGAGGAAATTTTCATCAACAACCTTCTGGACGTGATCGCCCGGCCATTCCGCCACGAGGCGGACAATCGCGGTCTCGCCTTTGCGGTCGAAGTCGGCACGGATGCGCCCAGAAGCATCCTCACGGACGCCAAGCGGCTCCAGCAGATCCTCAAGAACCTGCTTTCGAATGCTTTCAAGTTTACCGCACAGGGCGGCGTTACGCTCCGCGTTTCGGCGGTGGCGAGCGGCTGGTCATCCGACCATCCTTCGCTCAAACACGCCCCGTCCGTCCTCGCCTTCGAGGTTGTTGATTCCGGCATCGGCATCCCGCCGGAAAAACAGCGCATAATCTTCGAGGCATTCCAACAGGCTGACGCCTCGACCAGCCGCAAATATGGCGGCACGGGGCTTGGCCTTGCCATCAGCCGCGAGCTTGCAAATCTGCTCGGCGGCGAGATCCAGCTTCGCAGCAGCCCCGGAGTGGGTAGCACATTCGCACTTTACCTGCCATTGACTTACGTTGGTGCGGCCGCCGTGGCGCCGAAGGTTCTTACCGCACCCAGCAATATTGTTCAGCTTTCGGAGGCCATGGCCGGACGGCGGCCAGACAAGCCCGGTGAACAGGTCGAAGACGACCGGGAGAACATCACGGCCGCCGATACGGTGCTTCTCGTCGTGGAGGATGACGCCCATTATGCGCGGGTTCTGCTCGACCTGGCCCGTGATGGCGGCTTTAAGGTTCTGGTGGCGATGCGCGGCAGTGAGGCTCTGGCGCTTGCGCAGGAATACAAGCCAGCGGCGATCTCCCTCGACATCTATCTTCCAGACATGTTGGGATGGACGGTCTTGAGCCAGCTCAAGCAGAATGCATTGACGCGCCATATTCCGGTGCAGATCATCAGCCTCGACGAAGACCGTCAACACGGACTGACGCGCGGGGCCTTCGCTTTCATGAGCAAGCCGACGACGCCCGATAGCCTCGGCAAGGCGCTTTCACGCCTGAAGGCCTACGCCGAGCCGAGACGCAAGCGTCTTCTCCTGGTAGAGGACAACGAGGCGGAGCGGATGAGCGTTTCCGCTCTCCTCGGCCACGACGACATCGATATATCGAGCGTCGGCTCGGGATCGGAAGCGCTTGCGGCCCTCAGAAGAGATCCTGCCGACTGCGTCGTGCTAGATCTCTCGCTCCCCGATATGTCGGGTTTCGACGTGTTGGAACGGATGCGTGACGACGCTGAGATCGGTGAAGTGCCTGTCGTTGTGTTCACGGGCCGCGAACTTTCGCCCGAAGAAGACGCCCAGCTTCACAGCATGGCCCGTAGCGTCGTGGTCAAGGGCGTCGAGTCACCTGAACGCTTGCTCGATGAAACGGCGCTTTTCCTGCATCGTGTCGTTGCCGACTTGCCCGCCGCCAAGCAGGCGATGTTGGAGGAGCTGCACAGTTCGGATGAGGACCTTGTTGGCGAGACGGTTTTGCTCGTCGATGATGATGCACGTAACATCTTCGCGCTCAGCAGCGTTCTGGAGCGCCGCGGCATGAAAGTCCTGACGGCCACCACCGGCACCGAGGCGATCGAGGTGATCAACAACGAGCCTAAAGTGGCGATCGTCTTGATGGATATCATGATGCCGGGCATGGACGGTTACGAGACGATGCAGGTCATCCGCTCCGATCCGAATTTCCGTCGCCTGCCGATCGTGGCACTGACGGCGAAGGCGATGAAGGGCGATCGAGAGAAATGTCTCGAAGCTGGGGCTTCGGATTATCTGGCAAAGCCGGTCAACACCGAGCAGCTCCTGTCGGCGCTGCGCATGTGGCTGCATCGCTGA
- a CDS encoding ROK family protein yields the protein MTKTNRKPANDTTPLVHGAATLPSVVIDDYNNEARDRKGFIGDGANKKSFRAKVDQQRKLLRELGRDPFGKVATKELKKKDIDALLCGEDAEAAAMIFGAVEEFSRDFAAVIRKFLDEKSWKKTERIAVGGGFRQRRVGELVIARTMMLLRGDGVEIELVPIAHHPDDAGLIGSVHLMPEWMLKGHDAILAVDIGGTNVRAGVVRFGKDKRSTSKDAAVAASLIWKHAEENPSRTATVAKLSEMLEELVAKAADAQLNLAPLIGIGCPGVIEADGAIVRGGQNLPGGNWESDHFNLPAALVKSIPKINEGETFVMMHNDGVVQGLSQIPLMTDVSSWAILTIGTGLGNAHFTNRSQP from the coding sequence ATGACCAAAACAAACCGCAAGCCCGCCAACGATACGACACCACTCGTTCACGGCGCGGCAACATTGCCCTCAGTGGTTATTGATGACTACAACAACGAGGCGCGGGATCGGAAAGGTTTCATCGGTGACGGCGCAAACAAGAAGTCTTTTCGCGCCAAGGTCGACCAGCAGAGAAAGCTCTTGCGAGAGCTCGGACGCGACCCCTTTGGAAAGGTCGCGACCAAGGAGTTGAAGAAGAAGGATATCGACGCGCTGCTTTGCGGAGAGGATGCAGAGGCCGCAGCCATGATATTCGGTGCGGTGGAGGAGTTTTCTCGGGACTTTGCCGCCGTAATACGAAAGTTTTTGGACGAAAAATCATGGAAAAAAACCGAGCGAATTGCTGTCGGCGGCGGTTTCCGCCAGCGAAGGGTTGGCGAACTTGTCATCGCGCGCACGATGATGCTCTTGCGCGGTGATGGTGTCGAGATCGAACTGGTTCCGATTGCGCATCATCCAGACGATGCCGGCCTGATCGGTTCGGTGCATCTGATGCCCGAATGGATGCTGAAGGGCCATGATGCAATACTCGCCGTGGACATTGGCGGGACCAACGTCAGGGCAGGAGTGGTTCGGTTCGGCAAGGATAAGAGAAGCACAAGCAAAGACGCCGCTGTGGCGGCGTCGCTCATCTGGAAGCATGCGGAGGAAAACCCTAGCCGGACTGCCACCGTTGCCAAGCTATCTGAAATGCTTGAAGAACTGGTGGCCAAAGCGGCCGACGCGCAGCTCAACCTTGCGCCATTGATCGGGATCGGCTGTCCGGGAGTGATCGAAGCCGATGGTGCCATCGTGCGGGGCGGGCAGAACCTCCCAGGTGGAAACTGGGAGAGCGATCATTTCAACCTGCCTGCGGCTCTCGTCAAAAGCATCCCCAAGATAAACGAGGGGGAGACTTTCGTTATGATGCACAATGACGGCGTCGTTCAGGGGCTTTCGCAGATTCCGCTGATGACCGATGTGTCCAGCTGGGCGATCCTGACGATCGGAACCGGACTTGGGAACGCGCATTTCACCAATCGTTCTCAGCCGTGA